The nucleotide sequence gcctaatgaacataaCTCAGGACAAGCTTCATAATCCCATTATTTATGCATCTTTTATGCCTATTTCACAATTAGTGTAAAAATCACAAAACTTCTTGATTTATCCTGATAAGTAAATAAGCCTCTGCATAATTTTATACACAAACATCTTAATTAATTATATTAGAGGCAAAATAACTCTTATCTCCTTCTTGCTAAATCCAAATGACAACCTTTTATTTAACCGGGTTAAGGCTCAGTGGTTCACATATTGTTGAATCCCATCATTCCTTTCGCGTTGCCAGCTGCACCCTGTTGGAACTGTCTCATCATGGATTGGAGACCAGACATTCCACCTAAAGAGACAAATGATAATCAGAGTGTTTCAGGGATATCAGTTAAACTCTAGATCAAGGCAGAGAGGCAGTGTCACTAAACATGATCAAATAAAGGTTATTTGGGTTGCAAGGGGATTTGAAGATCAGTGATTCTGCAGTCTATATCACATCTATGTCATTACGTTTGGACCGACCATGCTCAAAGTAACAAAGGAAGTTTGGGTAATGTGAAATGACTTATTGTAAAAGTCAAGCCTACCCATATGGTGGAGAACCCTTGGGTCCATCATCTTTGCCATCTGTTGGTTCAACTTAGCCATCTGAGAGGGGTTGACATTCTTGGACATATCACCACCTACAAACATGTAAAAGTGCAAAATAATTTAGAGACATTCTACTGCTTGATAAAAATTGTGTAATTGGACCAGTGCTTCTGTTTCTGGGCTGAAACGTGACTGGTCATGAAATCCTTGCTTCCCCTGTCCTTGTTTCCTCCCCTCACAGAGTGCATTGGAAGAGAGGCTCCATGGTCCTTCCCTCAGACCTCCTCCAATGGGATTTGAGAGGGAAATGGAGGAAACATGGACAGAGGAAGCAAGAATGACAACTAGTAATGTTTCAAGAGCCAAAAAGTGCATACCTTTGAACAGGCCCTTGATGCCACCCATCTTCTTCACCATCTGGGCAAACTTGGTGTACTGGGTGAGCAGCTCCTGGACGTCCCTGGTGGCAACCCCTGAACCGCGTGCCACTCTGGCGATTCGGTTCGGCCCCTTGCTGAAGAGCTTTGCACCGTCTTTGTTGTCAAGTTCTGCAAAAACCAAAGAAAGAAACCGGTGAAGAAAACATGTACGCATTTTGTATAAACCTTTTGTTTCTATCCCTTACTGTTGTTTATTGATGTTTCTTTACCTTGGTCGTTCATGCTGTCCATAATTGTCATGAGTTTCTTCAACCTAGCCATGGACTCCTGCTCATTGCCTTTGCTCATGAAGTCTGTTCCGAAACCTGGGATCATACCCTTGTGACATTAACAGAAGTCAGATTAGCATTGTCATCTTTAAATGTATCCCACACATGACCAGAAGAATATAAACTATTCTTAGGTATTCATTATTTACCAAGGGGGAAGGGTATACAGTTGAGATTGTTTTCGAAAGGTCTTTGTGCTGAAATGTTGACCATCTGCTTGTTTCATCTATAGTATGTACCCCTATGGGGACTTAGATTTTTCCCCTATTGGGTATTCTGGTTGCCGCTTACTTACCATGATCTGTCCGAAAGGTCCCATCTTCATGATGTTTTGAAACTGCTCGTACATGTCACGAAGAGTGAACTGACCTGTGGTGCAAATGGTGATTAGAAGAAACAAAACCATACCGCATAACTATGTTATAGACTGCAGAGCATATGCATACTGCAGGTCAGTTATGATATGGGGCTGGTTTTACAAGCATGTTAGCTGATGATCTCATTTTCACCATGTTTCAGCTTGTCAATTAACTCCTCGTTGTCATCCAGCTTGAGTTCATTGACTTTGTCTATCAAACCTTCAATGTCTCCCATGCCTGAGGACAAAATACACACAACTCAATCAATACAGGTTGTACATAACGTAAAACGTGTTATGATGATCCATTATTCAAAAGGGAAAACAGTTTACCCAGTAGCTTGCTGATGAAGGGTTGTGTCTTAAATGGCTCTAAGTCATCAATGTGTTCTCCAGTACCAATGAAAATGATGGGACTCTTAGTAGCAGCCACTCTATAAAAAGGCAACATGAGTATGAAACATTACCTAACCATCAGGATTATCATGGAGTTAATGAATTCTGCAGTAGTAAGGAAACTCAGTTGACCATAACTTGGATAAACTGTCAAAACAAAGAGTGACATTTACTTACGCACTGAGAGCACCACCACCTTTGGCATGACCATCCAGCTTTGTCACTATGACAGACGCAACTTCTACTTTGTCTTTGAAGGCCTTCGCCTGGGCTTCACAAGCCTGGCCAATGGAGGCATCCATTACGTACACAATGTTGTCAGGTTGCTGGAGGAAATAGAAACATGCTTGGGGTAAGACCATGCATGCATTGATGCATTTTCTCTAAAGCAAtacagtgcgttcggaaagtattcaggccccttgacttttttgtaACGTTAGtctttctaaaatgtattaagttGTCGCCCGTCCccccaatcaatctacacacaataccctataatgacaaagcaaaaacaggttttcataaataaaatatcacatttacataagtatacagaccctttcctcagtaccttgttgaagcaccttttgcaacgattacagcctcgaatattcttgggtatgacgctacaagcttggcacacctgtagttggggagtttatcccactATTCTATGTAGATCATATCAAGctccgtcaggttggatggggagcattgctgcacagccattttcagttctctccagagaagttcgatctggttcaagaccagtctctggctgggccactcaaggacattcagagacatgtcccgaagccactcctgtgttgtcttggctgtgtgcttatggtcattgtcctgttttttcatcaaggatctctgtactttgcgccattCATTTTTTCCTTAATCTTGACCAGTCTCTCAGGAaatgcagctgaaaaacatcctcacagcatgctgccatcaccatgcttcaccgtaggaatggtgccaggtttactcagtttggcctggctgccagctctaggaagagccttgatggttccaaacatcttccaattaagaatgacggaggccgctgtgttcttggtgaccttcaatgctgcagaaatgttttggtaccattccccagatctgtgcctcggagCGCTAAGGACAAATCCattgacctcatagcttggtttttgctctgacacccactgtcaaccgtgggaccttacttagacaggtgtgtgccttaccaaatcatgtccaatcaattgaatttaccacaggtggactccaatcaagttgtagaaacatctcaaggatgatcaatggaaacaggatgcacctaagctcaattttgagtctcatagcaaagggcctgaatacttatgtaaatgtgatacttcCACTTCCACCAACCCAAGATAacttttctctttgtcattatgggctattgtgtgtagactgatgtggggaaaaaatatatttgagaacaaggctgtaacgtaacaaaatgtggaaacagtcagagggtctgaataatttccaaaaGCACATTTTATAATGATGATAGAAAAGCTCAGgctgacagagagatgatcacAGTGGTGCAGAAATACTACTTACCACAGCATTGGAAACCTGCAACATCTCCTCAAAAAGGGAATCTTCTTGTTTGTGTCGGCCACTGGTATCAACAATGATTATTTCAAAGCTCTCATTTTTGAACTTTTCCACACCTTCCGCAGCTATGACGACAGGGTCCATCTCTGTGTAACTGGATTTAACAACGTTAGTGTACTGTATGCAGCAAAGGCCCTGTAATAGACTtttgtcctgtccagggggtgtacttgttcATCAAGGTTCCTTACCATATACATTAGCAAAAAAAATAACTTGATATGCATCACATACAGATGAGAAGCAACCAAATGCAAAGCATACATACCTTCCATAGAATGGAATTCTGGCTTTTGTTGCATTTTGCTTCAACTGATCGAaggcacctgcacacacacaaaaatatgtTGTTGACTTAATTTTCTTTTAGCTAATTTTCTTTCTTTTGAGAAGGAATATCAAACAGATACATTTTGAAAATGAAACTACCAGCTCTGAAAGTGTCAGCGCAAATCAAACAGGTTTTCCACCCTTTTCTTTGGTAGTAGTACGCCAGCTGTGGAAAAGGTTTTCAATACAGAACATTAGTGATGGCATAATATATTTTGGACAAATGACCACCTGAATGTGCATATCTTTAGGCTGAAAGCCAGGAATGGCTCACCTTGGAACAGGTTGTGGTTTTCCCACTGCCCTGAAGACCCACAAACATGATGACATTGTTCTTTCCCTTTGTGGGTGTCCAAGCCTTGACCCCTGGATCCACCAGCTGAGAGACAACCACAACATTAAATCTTAGACACACTCCCATCGCATCAAAtgcaacaaacacagaaacaTTGCATCTTTGTAAAATATGTGAAGTGAGAACGTAGGGACAGGCCTCTCCAAACCACACAAGCTTCTTTAATGTGTAAACAAGCAATCTGAAAGTACTTGGAAAGTCTTCTCCCCGCATTAAATCTAAACTGATCAGTTGAGTATCCATGTCCGAGGGTATGCCTTCTAATGTGAAACTAATTATGAATTGAGCTGAGCAATCAAAACCTTTAAATACAGGTAGACTACAGCTACTGGATCCCTTATTTCAATTAAGGTAATTTTTTGAAGGGAATGACTGTTTTGATGGTATAGTACATTGTCGAAACAGTTTACAAAACACGGTGGAATATCAATAGACCAAATTACTTTTGAAAACCACTAATATAAAAATAACCAGGAAATCCCACCAACAACTGTAAATCATTTATCCAAGTTTTCAATCAAAAATTAACTCCTTCGGTTACTTTACACTGGACCATCATTAAACTAATACATGGAGGTATTACAATACGTTCAGTTTCACGCCACAACAACTGACTAACAAACAATGAAGTaagaattagaggtcgaccgctTATGATTTTCcgacgccgataccgattatttaAGGAACAAAAAAAAGGCGATACCGATTATTTGAGGAACAAAAAAAAGGCGATACCGATTATTTGAGGAACAAAAAAAAAGGCGGTACCGATTATTtggccgatttttaaaatgtatttgtaataatgacaattacaacaatactgaatgaacacttattttaacttaatataatacatcaatcaaatcaatttagtctcaaataaatgaaacatgttcaatttggtttaaagaatgcaaaaacaaagtgttggagaagtaaaagtgcaatatgtgccatgtaagaaagctaaagtttaagttccttgctcagaacatgagaacagatgaaagctggtggttccttttaacatgagtcttcaatattcccaggtaagaagttttaggttgtagttattataggaattataggactatttctctctataccatttgtatttcatatgcctttgactattggatgttcgtataggcactttagtattgccagtgtaacagtatagcttccatccctctcctcgctcctacctgtgctcgaaccaggaacacatcgacaacagccaccctcgaagcagcgttacccatgcagagcaagaggaacaactacgccaagtctcagagtgagtgacgtttgaaatgctattagcgcgcaccccactaacaagctagccatttcacattggttacacaggcctaatctctggagttgataggcttgaagtcaaatagcgcaatgcttgaagcattgcgaagagctgctggcaaaacgcacgaaagtgctgtttgaatgaattcttacgagcctgctggtgcctaccatcgctcagtccgactgctctatcaaatcatagacttaattataacataataacacacagaaatacgagccgtaggtcattaatatggtcgaatccggaaacgataatctcaaaaacaaaacgtttattctttcagtgaaatacggaaccgttccgtattttatctaacgtgTGTCATCCCTacgtctaaatattgctgttacattgcacaaccttcaatattattgtaacggatgtgaaacggctagcttagttagcagtgtgcgctaaatagcggtTCAATCGgtaacgtcacttgctctgagaccttgaagtagtagttcccttttctctgcaagggccacggcttttgtggagcgattagtaacgatgcttcgtgggtgtcagttgttgatgtgtgcagagggtccctggtttgcgcccgggtgtggacgaggggacggtctaaagttatactgttacattatgtcataattacgtagaattctggcaaattagttctccaagagccaggcggcccaaaccgttgcatataccctgactctgcgtgcaatgaacgcaagagaagtgacaactTCACCtgattaatattgcctgctaacctggatttcttttagctaaatatgcaggtttgaAAAAATATACACTTCTGTGTACTGATTTTAATAAATGCATTGATgtttaggtacacgttggagcaacgacagtcctttttcgtgaatgcgcaccgcatcgattatatgcaacgcaggacacgctagataaactagtaatatcatcaaccatgtgtagctataactagtgattatgattgattgaatttttttacaagataagtttaatgctagctagcaacttaccgtggcttcttactgcattcgcataacaggcaggctcctcgtgaggcaggtggttagagcgttggactagttaaccgtaaggttgcaagattgaatccccgagctgacaaggtaaaaatatttctttctgcccctgaaaaaggcagttaacccaccgttcctaggccatcattgaaaataagaatgtgttcttaactgacttgcctagttaaataaaggtgttatatatatatatatatatatatatatccgaaatccgattgttatgaaaacttgaaatcggccctaattaatcagccattccgattaatcggtcgatctCTAGTAAGAATAGTCTGACACTGACCTTGACGAGCTCCTTGAACACAGAATGCTGGATCATTCTCCTCTTATTCAGCCCAGAGGCCATCTCTTCCAGGTCAATGGATGATCTGTGGTCAAAGAAAGATTACATTAGTAGGATACATAATTCAGCTTGTCTACTACAGTACAATGTGTTCCTGAATAATGCTACTCACTTTACATTTTCTCTGAGCTGCTTTACCAACTTGATGTTGACATCAGCTTCCAGGAGGGCAGCACACACTTCTTTCAGCATGGCATTTAATACCTAGAGAAAGAGAAGACATTATCTATGAGAAATATCATATGGTGTTGCTTGACTGAAACCTGGCAACATATGTAAATACTATTTAGTTAACAACCACACTTTGCCAAAAGTTGTACAAAAATAAGAAGTCTGATTTGGTACTAGATATACCTCCTCATTGATGATGGTGGCATTGCTCAGTGATCGCAATGCCGAGGTTATTTTTCTTCCCAAATCGGCTAACACCATGTTGGCAGGTCTTGTTGAACCTATAAAAAATATTTAGATTGGCAAATTTGGTTATACAGCCACTGCCAACTACTATACCACTTAAATGCTGGATACTAATGTTATGGAAAGTGAATTACAAAATCAGTTGAGAAATACGGCCTCTTCGGCTTCAATGCTGAGGGAACCCCCCTTGTCTCCACACCTTTCACTGACACTTATTGGTGATCAAACGTCCGTTGTTGACTTCCTTAACTGAGCAATGAACGAAAACAATAAGTGAAATCTAGAGATTAGTTTAGCATAGTATAGTCAGGACAACATGACAGAAATTATTCAATTACTTTTCGACATGAATTAGCTAGAAAAATACCGTATTTAACTAATACAACATGTGTATGTAAAGAATAGATAATATTGACCAGACTGCATCCACACAGCTTATAaaactatctagctagctaaactgctagctagttaacgttagcatCGACAACTCGAGTGAGGCCGTGGTTCTCCGAGAATATGATACGTAT is from Oncorhynchus masou masou isolate Uvic2021 chromosome 32, UVic_Omas_1.1, whole genome shotgun sequence and encodes:
- the LOC135525651 gene encoding signal recognition particle subunit SRP54-like, with product MVLADLGRKITSALRSLSNATIINEEVLNAMLKEVCAALLEADVNIKLVKQLRENVKSSIDLEEMASGLNKRRMIQHSVFKELVKLVDPGVKAWTPTKGKNNVIMFVGLQGSGKTTTCSKLAYYYQRKGWKTCLICADTFRAGAFDQLKQNATKARIPFYGSYTEMDPVVIAAEGVEKFKNESFEIIIVDTSGRHKQEDSLFEEMLQVSNAVQPDNIVYVMDASIGQACEAQAKAFKDKVEVASVIVTKLDGHAKGGGALSAVAATKSPIIFIGTGEHIDDLEPFKTQPFISKLLGMGDIEGLIDKVNELKLDDNEELIDKLKHGQFTLRDMYEQFQNIMKMGPFGQIMGMIPGFGTDFMSKGNEQESMARLKKLMTIMDSMNDQELDNKDGAKLFSKGPNRIARVARGSGVATRDVQELLTQYTKFAQMVKKMGGIKGLFKGGDMSKNVNPSQMAKLNQQMAKMMDPRVLHHMGGMSGLQSMMRQFQQGAAGNAKGMMGFNNM